In the genome of Variibacter gotjawalensis, one region contains:
- a CDS encoding cell division protein FtsQ/DivIB: MDDRGRLAQPLTRGQSPRGSAPVRGSGYLNALAPQIAWFDRTSLRLAKKVARFKPRYIGVVASFAIVLASATYGMVRGGHVETTMEALRDVRDAAANAAGFKIASLEITGRRQLSEAEVLALAGITDRTSLLFLSVDDAQRKLEASPWVAQATIRKLYPGHLDVTITERNAYAVWQHSGELHVIAADGTVLGPLGDRKITGLPLVVGPGAATRARAIVTALEAQPVLREQLRAAVLVAERRWNLKLKNGLDVRLPEADFERALETLVALDRDRRILSRDLTAIDLRVADRVTVRLSDEAAQAREQAAKDAKKKKGGPA, encoded by the coding sequence ATGGATGATCGAGGACGCCTCGCTCAACCGCTGACGCGGGGTCAGAGCCCTCGCGGCTCTGCGCCGGTACGCGGGTCCGGCTATCTAAACGCGCTCGCTCCTCAGATCGCCTGGTTCGACCGCACCAGCCTGCGCCTCGCCAAAAAAGTTGCCCGTTTCAAGCCGCGTTACATCGGCGTCGTCGCTTCGTTCGCGATCGTGCTCGCTTCGGCGACCTACGGCATGGTTCGTGGTGGTCACGTCGAGACGACGATGGAGGCGCTGCGCGATGTCCGCGATGCCGCCGCCAACGCGGCCGGCTTCAAAATCGCTTCACTCGAGATCACCGGGCGCCGCCAGCTCTCGGAAGCCGAAGTGCTCGCGCTCGCCGGCATCACGGATCGCACATCGCTGCTGTTCCTCAGCGTCGACGATGCGCAGAGGAAACTCGAAGCGAGCCCGTGGGTCGCGCAGGCGACCATCCGCAAACTCTATCCCGGTCATCTCGATGTCACGATCACGGAACGCAACGCTTATGCGGTGTGGCAGCATTCCGGCGAGCTGCACGTTATCGCGGCCGACGGCACCGTGCTGGGTCCGCTCGGCGATCGCAAAATCACCGGTCTTCCGCTCGTCGTCGGTCCCGGCGCTGCAACGCGCGCACGCGCGATCGTGACCGCGCTTGAAGCGCAGCCGGTTCTGCGCGAACAACTTCGCGCCGCCGTGCTCGTCGCCGAGCGCCGCTGGAATCTCAAACTCAAGAATGGCCTCGATGTGCGTTTGCCCGAAGCCGATTTCGAGCGCGCGCTCGAAACGCTCGTCGCGCTCGATCGCGATCGCAGAATTCTCTCGCGTGATCTGACGGCGATCGATCTCCGCGTTGCCGATCGAGTCACGGTCCGACTTTCGGACGAAGCCGCGCAAGCGCGCGAACAGGCCGCAAAAGACGCGAAGAAAAAGAAGGGCGGCCCGGCATGA
- the ftsA gene encoding cell division protein FtsA, translating into MSLRHGMTPKMKPVAPKRTVTVSAIDIGTSKIACMIARLRPAPETDVLPRRSHGIEVIGIGHTRSAGIKGGNIVNLAEAENAVRQAVSAAEKMAGVQLESCVVSVSAGRPTSDLYAATVHVSGSSVSDHDIERVLAAGSHHSVRQGRAVLHSFPIGYAIDDTRGVKDPRGMLGRRLGVDMHVMTVDAAAVRNLMLCVERCHLSVEAMVATPYVSGLAALTDDEADLGAAVVDIGAGTTTLAVFNNGAFVHADGFSLGGRNVTMDLARGLNARIADAERVKTLHGSVLSGSADEREMITIAPADDREPAHTVSRAQLIRIIKPRAEEILEMLRDRLMNSPFAAEPRGRIVLTGGGAQLNGLAELAATVLGRQVRVGRPLGLSGLPEAAKGPAFAVAAGLLVYPQLAHVEHFEARRPSMLGNAANNNYFMRVGRWLRESF; encoded by the coding sequence ATGAGTCTTCGTCATGGCATGACGCCGAAGATGAAGCCGGTGGCGCCGAAGCGCACTGTCACGGTTTCGGCGATCGACATCGGCACCAGCAAGATCGCCTGCATGATCGCGCGCCTGCGTCCGGCGCCCGAGACCGACGTGCTGCCGCGCCGCAGCCACGGCATCGAGGTGATCGGCATCGGCCATACCCGTTCTGCCGGCATCAAGGGCGGCAACATCGTCAACCTCGCCGAAGCAGAAAACGCTGTGCGCCAGGCTGTTTCGGCCGCCGAGAAGATGGCCGGCGTGCAACTTGAGTCCTGCGTCGTCTCGGTCTCCGCCGGCCGTCCGACCAGCGATCTCTATGCCGCGACCGTGCACGTGTCCGGCTCGTCGGTCAGCGATCACGATATCGAGCGCGTGCTTGCGGCCGGCAGTCACCACTCGGTGCGCCAGGGCCGTGCGGTTCTGCACTCGTTCCCGATCGGCTACGCCATCGATGATACGCGCGGTGTGAAAGATCCGCGCGGCATGCTCGGCCGCCGTCTCGGCGTCGACATGCACGTGATGACGGTCGATGCAGCCGCCGTCCGCAATCTGATGCTCTGCGTCGAGCGTTGCCATCTCTCGGTCGAGGCGATGGTTGCGACGCCTTATGTCTCCGGTCTCGCGGCTCTCACGGACGACGAAGCCGATCTCGGCGCCGCCGTCGTCGATATCGGCGCCGGCACGACGACGCTCGCGGTGTTCAACAACGGTGCGTTCGTTCACGCCGACGGCTTCTCGCTCGGTGGCCGTAATGTGACGATGGATCTCGCGCGCGGCCTGAACGCGCGCATCGCGGACGCGGAACGCGTGAAGACGCTGCACGGCAGCGTGCTCTCAGGTTCGGCCGACGAACGCGAGATGATCACCATCGCACCGGCGGACGATCGCGAACCCGCACATACGGTCTCGCGTGCGCAGCTGATTCGGATTATCAAGCCGCGTGCGGAAGAGATTCTCGAAATGCTTCGCGATCGTTTGATGAACTCGCCATTCGCTGCCGAGCCGCGCGGCCGCATCGTTCTCACGGGCGGTGGCGCGCAGCTCAACGGGCTTGCCGAACTCGCCGCGACAGTGCTTGGTCGTCAGGTGCGCGTCGGCCGTCCGCTCGGTTTGTCGGGATTGCCGGAAGCCGCCAAGGGGCCGGCTTTTGCGGTTGCGGCTGGGCTGCTCGTGTATCCGCAGCTCGCGCACGTGGAACACTTCGAGGCACGTCGTCCGAGCATGCTCGGCAACGCTGCCAACAACAACTACTTCATGCGGGTGGGACGATGGCTTCGCGAAAGCTTCTGA
- the ftsZ gene encoding cell division protein FtsZ produces MTINLTMPDIRELRPRITVFGVGGAGGNAVNNMISAGLQGVDFVVANTDAQALTLTKAERMIQMGVQVTEGLGAGSQPDVGRAAAEEVIDEIRDHLSGAHMVFVTAGMGGGTGTGAAPVIAQAAKEMGILTVGVVTKPFHFEGARRMRTAEAGISSLQSAVDTLLIIPNQNLFRVANEKTTFADAFAMADQVLYSGVACITDLMVKEGLINLDFADVRAVMREMGKAMMGTGEASGEKRALRSAEAAISNPLIDDVSMKGARGLLVSITGGRDLTLYEVDEAATRIREEVDSDANIIVGATFDESLEGIIRVSVVATGIDLAIQAAQQQAAAAQVVEQVQQRVIRPVAQAPRLPERKIETIQQPAAAAPIPHADPAIEFAPVEHHQPTQLHEDVTIRPLEIKAAPAMESHEHAPTAFEPPQRAFIPPAAERPVVRPRMPRIDELPPQAQAQIRAHRDQVPQEKPRMGLLQRLAQVGLSGLREPQAESAPQAAQPVQRTAEPVAPMPQRAAETRLPEQVAHYAPRPVAQRPAHQGLDHHGRAPAQQAASEDDQLEIPAFLRRQVK; encoded by the coding sequence ATGACGATCAACCTGACCATGCCGGACATTCGCGAATTGCGGCCTCGCATCACCGTTTTCGGTGTGGGTGGCGCTGGTGGCAACGCCGTCAACAACATGATCTCGGCGGGCCTGCAGGGCGTCGACTTCGTCGTTGCCAACACGGACGCGCAAGCGCTGACGCTCACCAAAGCCGAGCGCATGATTCAGATGGGCGTGCAGGTGACCGAAGGTCTCGGCGCCGGTTCGCAGCCGGACGTTGGCCGCGCCGCTGCTGAAGAAGTGATCGACGAAATTCGTGATCATCTCTCGGGCGCGCACATGGTGTTCGTCACTGCCGGCATGGGCGGCGGTACCGGCACGGGCGCAGCTCCGGTGATCGCACAGGCCGCGAAGGAAATGGGCATCCTCACGGTCGGCGTCGTGACCAAGCCGTTCCACTTCGAAGGCGCGCGCCGCATGCGCACCGCGGAAGCCGGCATCTCGTCGCTGCAGAGCGCGGTCGACACGCTGCTGATCATTCCGAACCAGAACCTCTTCCGTGTCGCCAACGAGAAGACCACCTTCGCCGACGCCTTCGCGATGGCCGACCAGGTGCTCTATTCGGGCGTCGCCTGCATCACCGACCTGATGGTGAAGGAAGGCCTGATCAACCTCGACTTCGCCGACGTCCGCGCCGTCATGCGCGAGATGGGCAAAGCGATGATGGGCACCGGCGAAGCGTCCGGCGAGAAGCGCGCGCTGCGCTCTGCCGAAGCCGCGATCTCCAACCCGCTGATCGACGACGTCTCGATGAAGGGCGCACGTGGCCTCCTCGTTTCGATCACCGGCGGCCGCGACCTCACGCTGTACGAAGTCGACGAAGCCGCGACCCGCATCCGCGAGGAAGTCGATAGCGACGCCAACATCATCGTCGGCGCCACCTTCGACGAAAGCCTCGAAGGCATCATCCGCGTGTCGGTCGTCGCGACCGGCATCGATCTCGCGATCCAGGCTGCTCAGCAGCAGGCCGCCGCCGCTCAGGTTGTCGAGCAGGTTCAGCAGCGCGTCATCCGCCCGGTCGCCCAGGCACCGCGTCTGCCGGAGCGCAAGATCGAAACGATCCAGCAGCCGGCTGCCGCCGCTCCGATCCCGCACGCCGATCCGGCGATCGAGTTCGCTCCGGTCGAGCATCATCAGCCGACCCAGCTGCACGAAGACGTCACGATCCGCCCGCTCGAGATCAAGGCTGCTCCGGCGATGGAATCGCATGAGCATGCTCCGACGGCTTTCGAGCCGCCGCAGCGCGCCTTCATCCCGCCGGCCGCCGAGCGCCCGGTTGTCCGTCCGCGCATGCCGCGCATCGACGAACTGCCGCCGCAGGCTCAGGCCCAGATCCGCGCGCACCGTGACCAGGTACCGCAGGAGAAGCCGCGCATGGGTCTGCTCCAGCGTTTGGCCCAGGTTGGCCTCTCGGGCCTCCGTGAGCCGCAGGCCGAATCAGCTCCGCAGGCTGCTCAGCCGGTGCAGCGCACCGCCGAACCTGTGGCTCCGATGCCACAGCGTGCAGCAGAAACGCGTCTGCCCGAGCAGGTTGCACACTACGCTCCGCGACCGGTCGCCCAGCGCCCGGCTCACCAGGGCCTGGATCACCATGGACGCGCTCCTGCCCAGCAGGCAGCGTCCGAGGACGATCAGCTTGAAATTCCAGCGTTTTTGCGCCGGCAGGTGAAGTAG
- the lpxC gene encoding UDP-3-O-acyl-N-acetylglucosamine deacetylase codes for MQVNQTTLRKSLALSGAGVHSGRPVQLSIHPAPANSGYLFLRKDGEQTRQVRAEPAAVVAAEYATVLGDASGPVVATIEHVLAALYGMGVDNAMIEVDGPEMPIMDGSAAPFVDAIEAAGIKTLSAKRRYLKVLKPVGVMSGKAYAELRPNASGFRVECEIEFDCDVIGNQSYALEVEADTFASEVASARTFGFLEDLQTLLDAGYARGASLDNTVVVGEGKVVNQEGLRYADEFVRHKALDAVGDLALAGLPILGAYHSVRGGHRLNYAVLSALLADRSAWTIVEATERSARRPIFRPSLGLSEVGLRGQPAFSADRT; via the coding sequence ATGCAGGTCAATCAGACCACGTTGCGTAAAAGCCTCGCGCTCTCGGGCGCCGGCGTACATTCTGGGCGCCCGGTCCAGCTGTCGATCCATCCCGCACCGGCAAATTCAGGTTATCTCTTCCTCCGTAAAGACGGCGAGCAGACGCGCCAGGTTCGTGCCGAACCTGCAGCAGTCGTCGCGGCCGAATATGCTACCGTTCTGGGCGATGCTTCGGGCCCGGTCGTCGCCACGATCGAGCATGTGCTCGCAGCGCTCTACGGCATGGGCGTCGACAACGCGATGATCGAAGTCGATGGCCCTGAAATGCCGATCATGGACGGCAGCGCAGCGCCGTTCGTCGACGCAATCGAAGCCGCCGGCATCAAGACGCTCTCGGCCAAGCGCCGCTATCTCAAGGTTCTCAAGCCGGTCGGCGTCATGTCCGGTAAGGCTTACGCCGAGCTGCGTCCTAACGCATCGGGCTTCCGCGTCGAATGCGAAATCGAGTTCGATTGCGACGTTATCGGCAACCAGAGCTACGCTCTCGAAGTCGAAGCCGATACCTTCGCGTCGGAAGTTGCGAGCGCGCGCACCTTCGGTTTCCTCGAAGACCTGCAGACGCTGCTCGACGCCGGCTATGCGCGCGGCGCTTCGCTCGACAACACGGTGGTTGTCGGTGAGGGCAAAGTCGTCAACCAGGAAGGCCTGCGCTACGCGGACGAGTTCGTTCGCCACAAGGCGCTCGACGCCGTCGGCGATCTCGCGCTGGCCGGTCTGCCGATCCTCGGTGCTTACCATTCGGTCCGTGGTGGCCATCGCTTGAACTATGCGGTTCTCAGCGCGCTCCTCGCAGACCGCTCGGCTTGGACGATTGTCGAAGCCACGGAGCGCTCCGCGCGTCGCCCGATCTTCCGCCCGTCGCTCGGTCTGAGCGAAGTTGGGCTCCGCGGTCAGCCGGCCTTCTCGGCTGACCGCACGTAA
- a CDS encoding outer membrane protein assembly factor BamD, protein MSRNGTARMVRQWRGLVLALSLPLLAGCSSFGMPDFFGKADTTVPDAPADRLYNEGLYLLQQKKDYKAAAKRFEEVDRQHPYTEYSRKSLLMSAYSYYEGKEYPEAVMASKRYLSLHPSSPDAAYAQFIMSSAYYDQIPDPSRDQKATERAIKELEDVARKYPNTEYAVSAKRKLDIARDTIAAKEMAIGRFYQEKRDFTGAINRFKVVVTQYQTSRHVEEALMRLAESYMALGIVGEAQTAAAVLGHNFPQSRWYRDAYQLVSTGGAEPTENRGSWISRAFRKTGLG, encoded by the coding sequence ATGTCGCGTAACGGCACTGCTCGCATGGTCCGCCAATGGCGCGGTCTGGTCTTGGCCCTCAGCCTGCCGCTGCTCGCGGGCTGCAGCAGCTTCGGCATGCCGGACTTCTTCGGCAAGGCCGACACCACGGTTCCGGATGCGCCGGCCGATCGCCTCTACAATGAGGGCCTGTACCTTCTGCAGCAGAAGAAAGACTACAAGGCTGCGGCGAAACGCTTCGAGGAAGTCGATCGCCAGCACCCTTACACCGAGTATTCGCGCAAATCGCTGCTGATGTCGGCGTATTCCTATTACGAAGGCAAAGAGTATCCGGAAGCCGTGATGGCGTCGAAGCGCTATCTGTCGCTGCACCCGTCCTCGCCGGACGCGGCCTATGCGCAGTTCATCATGAGCTCGGCTTATTACGACCAGATCCCCGATCCGTCGCGCGACCAGAAGGCGACCGAGCGCGCCATCAAGGAACTCGAGGACGTCGCGCGCAAATATCCGAATACTGAATATGCGGTCAGTGCGAAGCGTAAGCTCGATATCGCGCGCGATACGATCGCCGCGAAGGAAATGGCCATCGGCCGTTTCTATCAGGAGAAGCGCGACTTCACGGGCGCGATCAACCGCTTCAAGGTCGTCGTGACGCAGTATCAGACCTCGCGTCACGTCGAAGAAGCGCTGATGCGCCTTGCCGAGTCCTACATGGCGCTCGGCATCGTCGGCGAAGCGCAGACGGCTGCGGCAGTGCTCGGCCATAACTTCCCGCAGAGCCGCTGGTATCGCGACGCGTATCAGCTCGTCAGCACGGGCGGCGCCGAGCCGACAGAGAATCGCGGCTCTTGGATCAGCCGCGCCTTCCGCAAAACCGGATTGGGTTGA
- the recN gene encoding DNA repair protein RecN: MLSRLSIRDIVLIDRLDIEFAEGLSVLTGETGAGKSILLDAFTLALGARGDSSLVRQGAEQGQVIAAFDIAAEHPANAVLRANDIPIEDELIVRRVQLADGRTRASINDAPVGVHVLKALGAALVEIHGQHDDRALTDASTHRSLVDAFGGLEVEARKITTLWDGAKAAREALATQIDRIAAAEREADWLRHAAAELTKLKPEPGEEQTLAARRTTMMAGEKIAEDLRAAHETVAGSDSPAAAIASAIRRLERRAGAAPELIEPSVKALDAALNAIDDARHHLDAALVAANHDPHELERIEERLFALRAAARKYNTTADNLAALADRYLGDLAALDAGTAHVSALEKAAREAEEAFRTAAKVLSEKRRKAAAKLDTAVNRELPPLKLDRAKFSTSITGDAETAGPDGFDRVEFWVQTNPGTRPGPMMKVASGGELSRFLLALKVVLADRGSAPTLIFDEIDTGVGGAVADAIGQRLARLAAKVQVVSVTHAPQVAARAARHYLIAKDAKDRGRRVATGVVEVAADKRREEIARMLAGAEITEEARAAAERLIRAAAE; the protein is encoded by the coding sequence ATGCTGTCCAGACTCTCGATTCGCGACATTGTGCTGATCGACCGCCTCGACATCGAGTTCGCGGAAGGCCTTTCCGTGCTCACCGGCGAGACCGGTGCCGGCAAATCGATCCTGCTCGACGCTTTCACGCTGGCGCTCGGTGCGCGCGGCGATTCCTCGCTGGTGCGGCAGGGCGCCGAGCAGGGGCAGGTGATCGCCGCGTTCGATATCGCCGCTGAGCATCCCGCGAACGCGGTTTTGCGCGCCAACGACATCCCGATCGAAGACGAACTGATCGTGCGCCGCGTGCAGCTCGCGGATGGCCGCACGCGCGCGAGCATCAACGATGCGCCGGTGGGCGTGCACGTGCTCAAGGCGCTCGGCGCGGCGCTGGTGGAAATTCACGGCCAGCATGACGATCGCGCGCTAACCGACGCGTCGACGCATCGCTCGCTCGTCGATGCCTTCGGTGGTCTCGAAGTCGAGGCGCGCAAGATCACCACGCTGTGGGACGGCGCAAAGGCAGCGCGCGAGGCGCTCGCGACGCAGATCGACCGCATCGCGGCTGCGGAACGCGAAGCCGATTGGCTGCGCCACGCGGCGGCGGAGCTAACGAAGCTCAAGCCCGAGCCCGGCGAAGAACAGACGCTGGCGGCACGCCGCACCACGATGATGGCCGGCGAAAAGATCGCCGAGGATCTGCGCGCCGCGCACGAGACCGTGGCGGGCTCGGATTCACCGGCTGCCGCGATTGCGTCCGCGATCCGCCGTCTCGAACGTCGCGCCGGTGCTGCGCCCGAACTGATCGAGCCGTCCGTCAAGGCGCTCGATGCGGCGCTCAATGCAATCGACGACGCGCGCCACCATCTCGACGCGGCGCTTGTCGCAGCCAACCACGATCCGCACGAATTAGAGCGCATCGAGGAACGTCTTTTCGCGCTCCGCGCCGCAGCGCGAAAATACAACACGACGGCAGACAATCTCGCGGCGCTGGCCGATCGCTACCTCGGCGATCTCGCGGCACTCGACGCCGGCACCGCGCACGTCTCGGCGCTCGAGAAGGCCGCGCGCGAAGCCGAGGAAGCTTTCCGCACGGCCGCGAAAGTGTTGTCGGAGAAGCGGCGCAAGGCGGCCGCAAAGCTCGACACAGCGGTCAATCGCGAGCTGCCGCCGCTGAAGCTCGACCGCGCGAAATTCTCGACATCGATCACAGGTGACGCCGAGACGGCGGGGCCGGACGGATTCGACCGCGTCGAATTCTGGGTGCAGACCAATCCGGGCACGCGGCCCGGCCCGATGATGAAGGTCGCGTCGGGCGGTGAACTCTCGCGCTTCCTGCTGGCGCTGAAGGTCGTGCTGGCGGATCGCGGCTCAGCGCCGACGCTGATCTTCGACGAAATCGATACGGGTGTCGGTGGTGCTGTCGCGGACGCGATCGGGCAACGCCTCGCGCGTCTCGCCGCCAAGGTGCAGGTCGTGTCGGTGACGCACGCACCGCAAGTCGCCGCACGTGCGGCGCGCCATTATCTCATCGCGAAAGACGCGAAGGACCGCGGCCGCCGCGTTGCGACCGGCGTCGTCGAGGTTGCGGCCGACAAGCGCCGTGAAGAAATCGCGCGCATGCTTGCAGGCGCGGAGATCACCGAGGAAGCGCGCGCTGCCGCCGAGCGGCTGATTCGCGCCGCTGCGGAGTAG
- the ligA gene encoding NAD-dependent DNA ligase LigA gives MAKDVDALSEKQAKTEHARLHAELLEHEKRYYQDDKPTVTDAEYDALRQRYRAIEERFPDLKTSESLSLKVGAAPSGRFAKIKHSVPMLSLDNAFADEDVEDFVQRIRRFLRLGETEPLAMTAEPKIDGLSMSLRYEGGKLVNAATRGDGAVGEDVTANIRTLKDVPQKLSGKGIPDIAEVRGEVYMTKADFLALNERQKAAGKELYVNPRNTAAGSLRQKDASITASRPLRFFAYAWGRMSEMPADTQSGMVKWLGKVGFHTNPIFKLCHSSDDLLKVYELIGSRRAELDYDIDGVVYKVDRLDWQERLGFVSRNPRWAIAHKFPAEQATTIIRDIEIQVGRTGALTPVAKLEPVGVGGVIVQNATLHNADEIKRLDVRIGDTVMIQRAGDVIPQVLGIVPEKRPKGTEEYEFPKKCPCSLKTPVVRELNSAGTEGVRFRCSGEFACPFQKTEHLKLFVSRSAFDIDGLGGKQIDYFFEQGWVKEPADIFTLEKRNGKNFRLEDIEGYGETSVRNLFGAIGSRRDIALERFIFSLGIRHVGDTTARALARGYGTWQAFHDAALLVAKGDDEARVEMDALDQIGDTVIDAIATYFKEKHNLGIVERLTAEVKIEDAEKPVADTAVAGKTVVFTGSLEKMTRDEAKAMAERLGAKVAGSVSKKTDYVVAGAEAGSKLKKAQELGVAILTEDEWLKMVG, from the coding sequence ATGGCGAAAGACGTCGACGCACTGTCGGAAAAGCAGGCGAAAACCGAGCATGCGCGGCTGCACGCCGAGTTGCTCGAGCACGAGAAGCGCTATTACCAAGACGACAAGCCGACCGTCACGGACGCCGAATACGACGCGCTTCGCCAACGCTATCGCGCGATCGAAGAGCGCTTTCCGGATCTCAAAACGAGCGAGAGCCTGTCGCTCAAAGTAGGCGCGGCGCCGTCCGGCCGCTTCGCGAAGATCAAGCACTCTGTACCGATGCTCTCGCTCGACAACGCGTTTGCGGATGAGGATGTCGAGGATTTCGTCCAGCGCATCCGCCGCTTCCTGCGCCTCGGCGAGACCGAGCCGCTGGCGATGACCGCAGAGCCGAAGATCGATGGCCTCTCGATGTCGCTTCGCTACGAGGGCGGCAAGCTCGTCAACGCAGCGACGCGCGGCGACGGCGCGGTCGGCGAAGACGTCACGGCGAATATCCGCACGCTGAAGGATGTGCCGCAGAAGCTCTCCGGCAAAGGCATCCCGGACATCGCCGAAGTGCGCGGCGAAGTCTACATGACGAAGGCTGACTTCCTCGCACTCAACGAGCGCCAGAAGGCCGCCGGCAAGGAGCTTTACGTCAACCCGCGCAACACGGCGGCGGGGTCACTCCGGCAAAAAGACGCGAGCATTACGGCCTCGCGCCCCTTACGCTTTTTCGCCTATGCGTGGGGCCGCATGAGCGAGATGCCGGCGGACACGCAATCCGGCATGGTGAAGTGGCTCGGCAAGGTCGGCTTCCACACCAACCCGATTTTCAAGCTCTGCCATTCGTCCGACGATTTGCTCAAGGTCTACGAGCTGATTGGCTCGCGCCGCGCCGAACTCGACTACGATATCGACGGCGTCGTCTACAAAGTCGATCGGTTGGATTGGCAGGAAAGGCTCGGCTTCGTCTCGCGCAATCCCCGTTGGGCGATCGCGCACAAATTCCCGGCCGAGCAGGCGACAACGATCATTCGCGACATTGAGATCCAAGTCGGCCGCACCGGTGCACTGACGCCGGTCGCGAAATTGGAGCCGGTCGGCGTCGGCGGTGTGATCGTGCAGAATGCGACACTGCACAATGCGGACGAGATCAAACGGCTCGATGTGCGTATCGGCGACACCGTGATGATCCAGCGCGCCGGCGATGTGATCCCGCAAGTGCTCGGCATCGTGCCGGAGAAGCGGCCTAAAGGCACCGAGGAATACGAGTTTCCCAAGAAATGCCCGTGCTCGCTTAAAACGCCGGTGGTGCGCGAACTCAATTCGGCCGGCACCGAGGGCGTGCGCTTCCGCTGCTCGGGTGAATTCGCGTGCCCGTTCCAGAAGACCGAGCACCTGAAACTCTTCGTCTCGCGCAGCGCGTTCGACATCGACGGCCTCGGCGGCAAGCAGATCGATTACTTCTTCGAGCAAGGCTGGGTAAAGGAGCCCGCGGATATCTTCACGTTGGAAAAGCGCAACGGCAAAAACTTCCGTCTTGAGGATATCGAAGGCTACGGCGAAACGTCGGTGCGCAATCTATTCGGCGCGATCGGCAGCCGCCGCGATATCGCGCTCGAACGTTTCATATTCTCGCTAGGCATCCGCCATGTCGGCGACACCACGGCGCGTGCGCTCGCGCGCGGGTACGGCACGTGGCAGGCATTCCACGATGCGGCTCTCCTCGTTGCAAAAGGTGACGATGAAGCGCGCGTCGAGATGGATGCTCTCGATCAGATCGGCGACACGGTGATCGATGCGATCGCGACGTATTTCAAGGAGAAGCACAATCTCGGCATCGTCGAGCGGCTGACCGCCGAAGTGAAAATTGAAGACGCCGAAAAGCCCGTCGCCGATACGGCGGTGGCCGGCAAGACTGTGGTGTTCACGGGATCGCTTGAGAAGATGACGCGCGACGAAGCCAAAGCGATGGCCGAGCGTCTCGGCGCGAAAGTCGCGGGCTCTGTGTCGAAGAAGACGGACTACGTCGTCGCGGGTGCGGAAGCCGGATCGAAGCTCAAGAAAGCGCAGGAACTCGGCGTTGCAATTCTGACCGAAGACGAATGGCTGAAAATGGTCGGCTGA
- a CDS encoding DUF3309 family protein, producing MLSTILVVILILILIGALPNWGYSSGWGYGPGGIVGVILIVVIILALMGRI from the coding sequence ATGCTCTCCACCATTCTCGTGGTCATTCTGATTTTGATCTTGATCGGTGCGCTGCCCAACTGGGGCTACAGCAGCGGTTGGGGTTACGGCCCAGGCGGCATCGTCGGCGTCATCTTGATCGTCGTGATCATCTTGGCGTTGATGGGACGCATCTGA